The nucleotide sequence AAACACAACTGGTCATGTTCGAGAGGGCGTTCACGAAGATCGACCGGAACGCGGACGCCATCACATCGGAAGAGCGGAAGAAGCTTGAAGGCTGGCTTTTCGCCGCCGCCGATGCCTTCGCTGGCGAACAGCTTGGCTATCAGGCTCAGCGCCTCCTTGAGGAGTTTGCGCCTAATGCGGGCTAGCCTTGCCGTCCGTAGAGCCTCGCGTTGGGTTGGCGCGATAGTGCCCGCCATGAACGTAATCGCAGCATCCTCTTCGTTCGATTTGCGCCGGGACGCGTTCACCCGGCGTGACAGTGCGCCCGGCTGGCGAGTTGCACCATCGGCCGGGCGCACACCCCTTCCTCTCCTGCCGGCTCGCGCGGGTCGGTATGGACGTGCACCCAGCCCGCCGCGCGATCTTCGTTTTGCGAAGAACATCAGCGCTGGGTGCACACCTTTCAATCTGGTCCCAATGCCGGGCGATGCCCAACGGGGAGGGTTCGCGGAGCGGGCTGTTCCTTTCTCTCTCCCGAAAAATCCCGGGAATGGCGGCGATGACTGAGGCGGCAATCCGCTTCCTGCAGACGCTGAAGATCCCTGAGGGACCGAAAGCCGGACAGAAACTCAAGCTGGCGGAGTTCCAGAAGAAGTTCGTTCGCGGCGCGCTGGACCCGGAAAACATGGTGGCGGTGCTTTCGATCGGCCGCGGCAACGCGAAGACCGCGCTGGCCGCCGGCATCGCGCTCGGCAGCGTCATGGGCGTGTGGGATAAGCAGCCCAAGCGGGAAATCCTCATGGCAGCCCGCAATCGCGACCAGGCCAAGATCGCATTCAACTTCCTGGTCGGTTTCGTGGACAGCCTGCCGAAAGCGAAGCGCGAGAAGTTCCAGGTTCGGCGCGGCTCCCGGTTGGAGGTCGAGTTCATGGGCAACGGCGGCGGGCTCGCTCGCTGCATCGCGGCCGATGGCCGATCGATCCTGGGCGGTGCCCCTACGCTGGCGATCCTCGACGAACGCGCGGCATGGGAGCGCGAGAAAGGCGACACGCTCGAAAATGCGATCCTGTCGGGCCTGGGCAAGCGCGGCGGCAGGGCGCTTATCATCTCGACGTCGGCGCCGAACGACACGAACACCTTTTCCAAGTGGCTCGATGAACCCCCGCCCGGAACCTACGTCCAGGAGCACCGGCCGCCGTTCGGACTGCCGGCCGACGATCTGGAAAGCCTGCTGATCGCCAACCCCGGCGCGGTGGAAGGCATCGGCGCGAGCCCGGAATGGCTGCAGGCGCAGGCCCGGCGCGCAATCGCCCGCGGCGGCTCCGCGCTGTCCAGCTTCCGCAACCTGAACCGCAACGAGCGAGTCTCAACCGAGGATCGATCGGTCCTGGTCACCGTCGACGAATGGCTTGCGGCCGAGGTCGCGCCTGACGAGCTGCCGGCGCGCGAAGGTGAATGCGTGCTGGGCGTCGATCTGGGCGGCTCGCGGTCCATGTCCGCGGCCGCGTTCTACTGGCCGAAGACGGGGAGGCTCGAGGCCGTCGGCACCTTCCCCGGCAATCCGACGCTAGCCGATCGCGGCGCGGCCGATGGCGTGGCGGGCCGCTACGTCGAGATGAAGGAACGGGGCGAGTTGTCCACGCTGGGAGAGAACACGGTGCCGCCGGGGCCGTGGCTCGCCGAGATTGTCAGGTTGCTCGACGGCGCGCCTGTTGCCTGCATCGTGGGCGACCGATTCCGGCACGCGGAGTTCGCTGAGGCGATCAACCAGGCGCGCTTGCGCGCGCCGTTCATCTGGCGCGGGTTCGGCTGGAAAGACGGCAGCGAGGATATTGAGCGGTTCCGCCGGGCGCTATTCGATGGGCAGGTCAAGACCCGGCCCTCGCTGTTGCTGCGCTCCGCGTTCGCGGACGCGATCACACTGATTGACCCGGCCGGGAATGCGAAGCTCGCCAAGGGCCGCTCGCTGGGCAGGATCGACGCCGCGGCGGCCTCAGTGCTCGCAGTGGCGCAAGGCGCCCGGATGCTGGCGCGCCCGGCGCAGAAACCGGCGAGGACGCTATGGGCCTGAGGTTCGAACGCTTCGGCCGCTGGGTCTATCGCGACAAGCGATGGCCGGCACTGCGCCTCGCTGCGAAGCGGCGCGACGGCTGGGCCTGTGTCCAGTGCGGAGCGCGCGGGCGGCTCGAGGTCGATCATCGGGAGCCGGTGCGCTCCGCACCGGAACGCGCGTTCGACTTGTCGAACCTGCAATGCCTCTGCCCTCGCTGCCACACCCTGAAAACCCGGCGCGAGGTCGGAACCCCTGAACTCTCACCCGAACGTCAAAAGTGGCGCGACCTGGTTGCGCCGGAAAGGAACTGCCATGCTTGAAAGTGTAAAGATCGCCCGGCGCCAGTCGGAAATTCGCAGCTCCCTGTCGGAGCTGGTCGGCAAGGAAAGCCCGACCGAAGACGAAACCCGTTCGATGGAAACGCTCGACGCCGAGTACCGCGCGAATGAGACGCGCTACCGCGCCGCGCTGATCGCCGAGGACAGCGAGCGCCGGGAGGCCGGCGAAGAGCTCGAGACGCGCGATGACAAGGAATACGCAGAGCTGCTGCAGCGGTTCGAATTGCGCCAGGTGGCGCTAGCGATAGACGAAGGGCGCAAGCTCGACGGCGCGACGGCCGAAATCGTCGAGGAAATGCGCTCTAAGGGCGGATACCAGGGCATTCCGGTGCCATATGCCGCGCTCGAAACCCGCGCCGGGGAGACGGTTGCGGCCGACCAAATCAACCAGAAGACGATCCGCCCGATCATCGATCGCATTTTCCCGGGCAGCGTTGCCGAAAAGATCGGCGTGGAGCGCATCAACATCGCGTCGGGCGAACTGGCCTTCCCGGTTGCCACCGCGGGCGCCGTGTTCGGATGGCAGACGACCGAGCTTGGTAACGTGGGCGCTGCGTCGGAGTACCAGACCAGCGAGCGCAGCCTGAGCCCCGATCAAACCGGCGGTGCGCAGATGATTATCTCGCGCAAGGCGCTCAAGCAGGCAGGCGAAGGCCTCGAGGCGGCCATTCGGCGCGATCTGAACGCCGCGATCGGGACCGAGCTTGACCGCGTAGTGGTGAACGGCTCTGGCGCCTCTGGCGAGCCGCTGGGCATGATCCCCGGCGCTGCCACCTATGGCATTGCGAGCACGGCCGTGGATGCCGAAGCGACCTGGGCAGCGTTCCGCGCCGCCGTCGTCGCCTTCATGGAGGCGAACGCGATCACGTCGGCAAGCCAGGTCAACCTCGCGTTCGATCCGACGATCTGGGCCGAGCTCGACGCGGCCTACATCGGCTCGACTGCGGTGACCGAATGGGACCGGCTTACGAAGCACGTCGGCACGCCTGCCATTTCCAACGTCATCCCCGACGAAACCGCGATCATGACGGCCAACGTCCAGGGTATCGCGCCGGGCTATCTGGGCCTCTATGGCGGCGTCGACCTGATCCGCGACCCGTACACGAAGGCGGCCAGCGGCTCGCTTGTGCTCACCGGCCTGGTGACTGCCGACTTCACGGTGCCGAGGGGGCTGCAGGCGCGTATCCTTACCGGCATTGGCCCGGTGGCCTAATGGAAGCGCCGGTCTTCGATGCCGGATTGGAACTGAGAGCCGTTGGGGATGGCACCCGGCGGCTCTCAGGCCGTTTCCCGTACAAGAAGCGCGCCGTCATCGATTCGGGCGGCAACGGGCGCCGGCCGAAGAAAGAGCAGTTCGCGTCGAAGGCTTTCTCCTTCGCAGTGGAAGACGAGACGCGGGACATTCACCTGCTGATCGGCCATTCGTTCGATCGGCCGCTCGCCAGTCGGAAGGCTGGCACGCTGGCTTTGCGCGATGGCGATGACGCGCTCGCGTTCGAGGCCGTGCTGACACAGGACATTCAGCGCACGAGCTGGGCCCAGGACTTCATGGCTGCCTACGCTGCCGGCCTGATCGGCGGTATCTCGCCCGGCTTTCGCGTGGCGCCGCCCGAGGCCGTGACGAAGCCCGAGGAAACGACCGACGAACCCCCGGCCAAGGGCAACGCGCTCATTCGCACGATCTTTGCTGCCGTTCTGTTCGAACTGAGTATGGTGACCCGCCCGGCGTACCTTGAAACCGAGGCCGATCTGCGCGCCTTCAACCCGACGGCCGAACAGGGCGCGGCGCGGCATTTCCAGGCGATGGCGAGGTGGCGCGCATGAGCCTGACCCTGAAGCAAACCGAGGTCGCGCCCGATGAATGGCCTGCCGTCGAAGGCGTCACCGGCGATGCGCTGGCGATCGCGTGGCAGCGCGTCGAGCACTACATCGCGTACCGCTTCGCCGAGCGCGAGGTTGTCTGGCGCGTGGATAGTGACGGCTGCGAATGGCGCGCGCCGCTCGCGCCGATCGTCTCGCTTACGGCCCAGGAAGGCGAGGAAGCCGCCGCCGCGCCTGAGGCGGGCGCTATGGGCGGCTGGGTGCTCCCTTGCGGCCAAGTGACCGTGACAGCCCAGGTTGGCGCAGGGCCGGTGCCTGAGGCCGTTGCCGAGGCAGTGCGGCGCTACGCCGCGTTCGTCGCCAAGCTCGACGAAACGGGAGCCCCACCGCCGGGCGTCACCCGGATCGCCAGCGGCGACATTTCGCTATCGTTCCGGCTCGAGGATCGCGCGCTCGGCATGGCGATGGTCAACAGCGGCGCGGCGGACCTGCTGCGCCCCTACCGGAGGGCCTGACATGGGGTTGCTGCAAAGGATCTTCGGCGGGCAGGAAACCCGCTCCGCGTCGGGCACCGGGTACACGTCGCAAATCATGGCCGCGCGGGAGGCGTACATCGCCGGCCGGCTGGGCCTGGGCGATCTTACCGCCACGGTGCAAACCTGCGTCAGCTTGTGGGAAGGCGGGCTTGCGCTTGCCGACGTCAAAGGGACGGACCTGCTGACGCGGCACGATATGGCTATCGCTGCCCGCGCG is from Croceibacterium aestuarii and encodes:
- a CDS encoding terminase large subunit domain-containing protein, whose translation is MPNGEGSRSGLFLSLSRKIPGMAAMTEAAIRFLQTLKIPEGPKAGQKLKLAEFQKKFVRGALDPENMVAVLSIGRGNAKTALAAGIALGSVMGVWDKQPKREILMAARNRDQAKIAFNFLVGFVDSLPKAKREKFQVRRGSRLEVEFMGNGGGLARCIAADGRSILGGAPTLAILDERAAWEREKGDTLENAILSGLGKRGGRALIISTSAPNDTNTFSKWLDEPPPGTYVQEHRPPFGLPADDLESLLIANPGAVEGIGASPEWLQAQARRAIARGGSALSSFRNLNRNERVSTEDRSVLVTVDEWLAAEVAPDELPAREGECVLGVDLGGSRSMSAAAFYWPKTGRLEAVGTFPGNPTLADRGAADGVAGRYVEMKERGELSTLGENTVPPGPWLAEIVRLLDGAPVACIVGDRFRHAEFAEAINQARLRAPFIWRGFGWKDGSEDIERFRRALFDGQVKTRPSLLLRSAFADAITLIDPAGNAKLAKGRSLGRIDAAAASVLAVAQGARMLARPAQKPARTLWA
- a CDS encoding phage major capsid protein; the encoded protein is MLESVKIARRQSEIRSSLSELVGKESPTEDETRSMETLDAEYRANETRYRAALIAEDSERREAGEELETRDDKEYAELLQRFELRQVALAIDEGRKLDGATAEIVEEMRSKGGYQGIPVPYAALETRAGETVAADQINQKTIRPIIDRIFPGSVAEKIGVERINIASGELAFPVATAGAVFGWQTTELGNVGAASEYQTSERSLSPDQTGGAQMIISRKALKQAGEGLEAAIRRDLNAAIGTELDRVVVNGSGASGEPLGMIPGAATYGIASTAVDAEATWAAFRAAVVAFMEANAITSASQVNLAFDPTIWAELDAAYIGSTAVTEWDRLTKHVGTPAISNVIPDETAIMTANVQGIAPGYLGLYGGVDLIRDPYTKAASGSLVLTGLVTADFTVPRGLQARILTGIGPVA
- a CDS encoding HK97 family phage prohead protease; translated protein: MEAPVFDAGLELRAVGDGTRRLSGRFPYKKRAVIDSGGNGRRPKKEQFASKAFSFAVEDETRDIHLLIGHSFDRPLASRKAGTLALRDGDDALAFEAVLTQDIQRTSWAQDFMAAYAAGLIGGISPGFRVAPPEAVTKPEETTDEPPAKGNALIRTIFAAVLFELSMVTRPAYLETEADLRAFNPTAEQGAARHFQAMARWRA
- a CDS encoding HNH endonuclease; protein product: MGLRFERFGRWVYRDKRWPALRLAAKRRDGWACVQCGARGRLEVDHREPVRSAPERAFDLSNLQCLCPRCHTLKTRREVGTPELSPERQKWRDLVAPERNCHA